TGACGTGTTTCGAATTAAACCATCGTTTCCCTTCCACTTCGTAAAGCCGCGATATAACATTCCTCTAGAACTCAAACAAAACCCGACGACAATATAAATAGTGAAACCAATAAAAAAGCCAGAGCAAAAGGAGGCTCTGAATCACGAATCGAAAAACAAAGCTAAAGAAGTACGAACACTCTGTGTTGCAGAAATGTGGCGTTGCGTCGCTCGTGGACTTCGTGCATCATCTTCTAACACTAGATCTCACGTTTCTAGATTCTTCTCTGTATGTATTAGCTTCTCCactttcatttatattttatataatattgatttgatATGATTACCAAATTGATTTCATCTTTTGCATCTATTCGATTATTTTACATGACTTGAATCCGATTCATTGAATTAacgattgaaattttttttttgaattgaatttgtattgtttattaTAGGGTTGAGTCATTGTAAATCGTGTTGTGTTTGTTCGTTGTGCAGAGTGGGGTAAACTCGTCTTACACCGTTGTGGATCATACTTATGATGCAATTGTCGTAGGGGCTGGTGGTGCAGGTTTGAGAGCTGCTATTGGACTCTCAGAACATGGATTCAATACTGCTTGTATTACCAAACTGTTCCCAACTCGTTCACACACTGTTGCAGCTCAGGTATCACACTTTTTTTTTGACCTAGTGAAAGCTCTTATTGCGTTGATGCTTTTGCAGTATGACTATTTGTTCAATGTTCTGTATTCTGTTGGTTGTTTTGCTTTTAGGTCTTTTTGGATGTTATGCTGTGATATTTTAGTACTAATGTGTAGAAGAAATTTCCCCGGTGATTATATTCAGCAGATTTTTATGACTTGGAACTTGGAAGATGCGGCGGTTTTTAGTGTTGACGTTTATAATCCATTGGAGTCTTTTGTTCTGTTGTTGTAGGCAACTGTATATATATAGACCCCATTTGTTGAGAAAAGACTTCGGTTGTTGTATTTACTGTATGCTGTAGTAGGCATTTTTGATGTCAATATCCCATCGATATTGACTTGGGTTCACTTGACACCATCTTAAGTTCGGATTTACCTCTGATGCGGCTGTTGTATTTACTCACCGTTGTTTGACACTCCATTTTAATTACTTTGTGATTGTGAGACATGAAATTTTAAACATTGAAAGATGGAATATTGTTTCTTGAGGACAGATAAGGATTTAATCAGCTCTTTGTAGACTTTATGTTCTGATAAAAATGTTAAGTTAGAATAGATTCTTCCATTGACTCTAGTTTTTGTCTGCTCTTACAGGTAGTTGTGAAATACAAAGTAATTTATGTTAAGTGGACATCGTGAGttaaacttttctttttttcctgATAGTGCTCACTCAtgagattaaattttttgtacagGGTGGCATCAATGCTGCATTGGGAAATATGACTGAAGATGACTGGAGGTGGCACATGTATGACACTGTCAAAGGAAGTGATTGGCTAGGTACAAACTAGGTCAATCTTTTTGAATTATGTTTCACTAATCACTATATATcctataaaatcaataaattgtAAGTAAAGTGTTCATTGTTACAAATACCCTTGCATGTAGCGATTCATTTTCCTTTAAAATTACTTACCTCCAATGAACATGGTATGCCCTGTGAATGTTtacctaaaaattaaaaaagaaacttGTCATTTTTCTTTCTGAAAAGCTTTGGTGATTAACTGAAAAGTGAAAATCTGAAAAATCCTTAGGTGCTGGGGCAAACCTTGAGCAGTTGAACACGTTATAACCGatatttttctatgtttttaTCTTTCATTTTCTTGACGCAAGCTCTATAATCTACAGGAGATCAGGATGCCATCCAATATATGTGTAGGGAGGCACCGAAAGCAGTCATTGAGCTTGAGAATTATGGATTGCCATTTTCCCGAACTGAAGATGGAAGAATATACCAGCGAGCATTTGGTGGTCAAAGCTTGAACTTCGGAAAAGGTAAATGCAGATTTTGGCTTCCTTATGATGCTAACTGTTATACTCCAAGAGTTCTGATCTTGGCTTCCTTATGTTGCTTTTCTATAGGTGGTCAGGCATATCGTTGTGCATGTGCTGCCGATCGAACGGTCATTGAACTAGAGAACTATGGATTGCCTTTTTCTCGAACAGAGGATGGAAAAATATATCAGCGTGCGTTTGGTGGTCAAAGCTTAAACTTTGGAAAAGGTATGTCCAGGTTTTGGAGTAGGGTTGTCTGCCTTTTAGTTTGATAAGAGTTCTGATCTGGGTCTCATTTGTGCTACAATACAGGTGGTCAAGCTTACCGCTGTGCATGTGCTGCTGATCGAACTGGGCATGCTTTGTTGCACACTCTCTATGGCCAGGCTATGAGACACAATACACAGTTTTTTGTGGAATATTTTGCCTTGGATCTTTTAATGAATAAGGATGGTAAGTTGTTGCAAAAAACAGCTTGCTTTCACTTAATTTGCGATGAATTACTCTAACAAGGTCTCAGAATTTATTGGCCTTAATAAGTAATTTCTTCACATAAATAGCATTATTTGTTTTCTACAGATTTATCTCTATTGTATGCCAAATGCTTTATCAAACATGTTACATTGGTGAAAAacaggaaaagaaaataatttgtttgtcATAGTTAATGATTATGTTATCTAATTTCCATATTGGATGTGCAGGCAGTTGCCAAGGAGTGATTGCCTTAAATATGGAAGATGGAACACTACATCGTTTCCAAGCTGCTTCAACAATTTTGGCCACAGGGGTAACATGATTTTTCTGTGGATGTTTTGAAGTTGAAGTTTTTGTTGTACTTGTTACGGATAAGTGAGATAATTTATTCTGCACCAGGGTTATGGTAGAGCATACTTCTCTGCAACCTCAGCACATACATGCACTGGAGATGGCAACGCCATGGTTGCACGTGCTGGAATCCCCCTTGaggttttttactttttaaattgtGGTGCTTTTTAATAATAAGATGGTATCCTATGAAGTGAGTCCCTTATATTTACATACTTATATCTTAACTTACGCAGGATTTAGAGTTTGTGCAATTTCACCCAACAGGTATATATGGAGCAGGTTGCCTTATAACAGAAGGTTGGTAGTTTGTGTTTTATTTGCAAATCTGGGCTTGCCTTTGTTGCACCTCACAATGCACCTTGTCTAGTTAAATTGGAATATaaagtttttcatttttatttggacCCAGGTTCTCGTGGTGAAGGTGGAATTCTTAGGAATAGCGAGGGGGAGCGGTTTATGGAACGATATGCTCCTACAGCAAAAGATCTTGCATCCAGAGACGTAGTTTCGAGATCGATGACTATGGAGATCCGGGAAGGTCGTGGTGTAGGTATGCTAGCTTTTCATTGATATATCCAATCCATGTACTcataaaaagtttatttatatatatgaagtCAAAATGCATCTAGATTGTTGGCAATTGTTGCAACGTTGCTTAATGTAGACCAGCgttttctaatcttgaagagaTGGTGTCCTTTAAGAAGGATTTGGAATGAAATCATACTTTATTTAAGATAGTACATTAAGGTTTGATTTGGTTCATGTGGCACAGCACCCCTTACCCCTAGAGGGAAGAAAAAAGCTTTGATGGTTGTTGTTGTCCATGAGAGAGATGACCTCTCTATTTTCTACATtggaaataattaaaaatagtgttCCCAGTCAATTTGGACAAGTTGGCATtacctttatttttatgtaagcTTTTATTAAGTGGAAATCATTTGCAGGACCTCTGAAAGATCACATCTATC
This region of Cicer arietinum cultivar CDC Frontier isolate Library 1 chromosome 8, Cicar.CDCFrontier_v2.0, whole genome shotgun sequence genomic DNA includes:
- the LOC101500295 gene encoding succinate dehydrogenase [ubiquinone] flavoprotein subunit 1, mitochondrial, with the protein product MWRCVARGLRASSSNTRSHVSRFFSSGVNSSYTVVDHTYDAIVVGAGGAGLRAAIGLSEHGFNTACITKLFPTRSHTVAAQGGINAALGNMTEDDWRWHMYDTVKGSDWLGDQDAIQYMCREAPKAVIELENYGLPFSRTEDGRIYQRAFGGQSLNFGKGGQAYRCACAADRTGHALLHTLYGQAMRHNTQFFVEYFALDLLMNKDGSCQGVIALNMEDGTLHRFQAASTILATGGYGRAYFSATSAHTCTGDGNAMVARAGIPLEDLEFVQFHPTGIYGAGCLITEGSRGEGGILRNSEGERFMERYAPTAKDLASRDVVSRSMTMEIREGRGVGPLKDHIYLHLNHLPPDVLKERLPGISETAAIFAGVDVTKEPIPVLPTVHYNMGGIPTNHHGEVVTIKGDNPDALVPGLMAAGETACASVHGANRLGANSLLDIVVFGRACANRVAEINRPGEKQKPLEKDAGEKTIAWLDKLRNSNGSLPTSKIRLNMQRVMQNNAAVFRTQETLEEGCQLIDKTWESFSDVQVKDRTLIWNTDLIETIELENLLINACITMHSAEARKESRGAHAREDFTKRDDESWMKHTLGFWENEKVRLDYRPVHLNTLDDEVESFPPKARVY